A single Gadus macrocephalus chromosome 22, ASM3116895v1 DNA region contains:
- the igf2bp3 gene encoding insulin-like growth factor 2 mRNA-binding protein 3 isoform X1, which produces MNKLYIGNLGEQASVEDLQGIFGERHLKHSAFLLKTGYAFVDCPDEKIAMKAIDILSGKVELHGKVLEVEFSVPKRQRSCKLQVRNIPPHLQWEVLDGMLAQYGAVENCEQVNTETETAVVNVRYGAKEQARLAMEKLNGFMLEDFALKVSYIPDEAAAAAAAADTPPAGGRRGFPPRGPPRAGSPSMGARPRLQSDVPLRILVPTQFVGAIIGKEGATIRNITKQTHSKIDIHRKENAGAAEKPITVHSTPDGCSNACKTIMEIMLKEAVDTKFTEEIPLKILAHNNFVGRLIGKEGRNLKKIEQDTETKITISPLQDLTLYNPERTITVKGSIEACARAEEEVMKKVRESYENDVAAMNLQSNLIPGLNLNALGLFPGCAPGMGSSMGGGAPPPGAHSGYAPSFGTGPFGGEGPYWAPVCSASSPPLQGPQESETVHLFIPAAAVGAIIGKQGQHIKQLSRFACASIKIAQADPLDAKQRMVILVGPPEAQFKAQGRIFGKLKEENFFGPKEEVKLEAHILVPSFAAGRVIGKGGKTVNELQNLTSAEVVVPRDQTPDENDQVIVKIIGHFYSSQLAQRKIQEILAQVRRQQQPKPSPGAQPPQPRRSLGDRK; this is translated from the exons ATGAATAAGCTATACATTGGAAACTTGGGCGAGCAGGCGAGCGTGGAGGACTTGCAAGGTATCTTTGGAGAGAGGCATCTCAAGCACAGTGCGTTTCTTCTCAAAACTGGTTATGCTTTCGTGGATTGCCCGGACGAAAAGATTGCAATGAAGGCCATTGATATACTTTCAG GAAAAGTAGAACTTCATGGAAAAGTTCTGGAAGTGGAGTTCTCGGTGCCTAAACGTCAAAG GAGCTGTAAGCTGCAGGTCAGGAACATCCCGCCACACTTGCAATGGGAG GTGTTGGACGGCATGCTCGCCCAATATGGCGCCGTGGAGAACTGTGAACAAG TGAACACTGAAACAGAAACGGCGGTGGTCAACGTTCGGTATGGAGCCAAAGAACAGGCCAGGCT GGCCATGGAGAAGCTCAACGGCTTCATGCTGGAGGACTTCGCCCTCAAGGTGTCCTACATCCCGgacgaggcggcggcggcggcggcggcggcggacacCCCTCCCGCGGGTGGCCGGAGAGGCTTCCcgccccggggccccccccgCGCCGGCTCGCCGTCGATGGGCGCGCGGCCCCGGCTCCAGTCGGACGTGCCCCTGCGCATCCTGGTGCCCACGCAGTTCGTCGGCGCCATCATCGGCAAGGAGGGCGCCACCATCCGCAACATCACCAAGCAGACGCACTCAAA AATCGACATCCACAGAAAGGAGAACGCCGGGGCAGCGGAGAAGCCCATCACGGTCCACTCCACCCCCGACGGCTGCTCCAACGCATGCAAAACCATCATGGAGATAATGCTCAAGGAGGCCGTCGACACAAAGTT CACTGAGGAGATCCCACTTAAAATCCTGGCACACAACAACTTTGTGGGTCGATTGATCGGGAAGGAGGGACGCAACCTCAAGAAGATCGAACAAGACACAGAAACGAAGATCACCATCTCGCC GCTCCAGGACCTGACCCTGTACAACCCCGAGCGTACCATCACGGTGAAGGGCTCCATCGAGGCCTGTGCCCgcgcagaggaggaggtgatgaagaaGGTCCGCGAGTCGTACGAGAACGACGTGGCCGCCATGAAC CTCCAGTCCAACCTGATCCCGGGCCTGAACCTCAACGCTCTGGGCCTGTTCCCCGGCTGCGCCCCCGGCATGGGCTCGTCCATGGGCGGCGGCGCCCCCCCGCCCGGCGCCCACTCCGGCTACGCCCCCTCGTTCGGA ACCGGGCCCTTCGGGGGCGAAGGGCCGTATTGGGCTCCCGTGTGTTCGGCGAGCAGCCCGCCCCTC CAGGGGCCTCAGGAGTCCGAGACGGTCCACCTGTTCatcccggcggcggcggtgggcgCCATCATCGGCAAACAGGGTCAGCACATCAAGCAGCTGTCGCGCTTCGCCTGCGCCTCCATCAAG ATCGCACAGGCGGACCCCCTGGACGCCAAGCAGAGGATGGTCATCCTCGTGGGCCCCCCGGAGGCGCAGTTTAAG GCTCAGGGTCGCATCTTCGGcaagctgaaggaggagaactTCTTCGGGCcaaaggaggaggtgaagctggAGGCCCACATCCTGGTACCCTCCTTCGCAGCGGGACGCGTTATCGGCAAGGGAGGAAAAACG gtgaaCGAGCTCCAGAACCTAACCAGCGCCGAGGTGGTGGTGCCCCGCGACCAGACGCCTGACGAGAACGACCAGGTGATCGTGAAGATCATCGGACACTTCTATTCAAGCCAG CTGGCCCAGAGGAAGATCCAGGAGATCCTGGCCCAGGTgaggaggcagcagcagcccaAGCCCAGCCCCGGGGCCCAGCCTCCCCAGCCCCGGAGGTCCTTGGGCGACCGCAAGTAG
- the fam221a gene encoding LOW QUALITY PROTEIN: protein FAM221A (The sequence of the model RefSeq protein was modified relative to this genomic sequence to represent the inferred CDS: deleted 1 base in 1 codon; substituted 1 base at 1 genomic stop codon) — MEKIKIDKKASQSLDKYLEYRRIVGDEDGGTLFTPAQYEQYKKRVVPQRMNNRLYVSFGVPGEGLECKLVGPETQCFCSHRYKQHKTDFEVLSSGAPLALPCQVKGCRCTAYQYVALSGSRPARCRCKHTAEDHSEAADIFCNMCASCSGFQSPYTCGCGQPSYAHHTLVNTRQQRLAEGKPVGRDVPYKAMGGLTGFSSLADGYLRLDATRVQVTDXSASETRREEEDDMSYFERRYQERVSSPPFS, encoded by the exons ATGGAGAAGATAAAGATTGATAAGAAAGCGTCGCAATCATTGGATAAATATTTGGAATACAGAAG GATTGTGGGTGATGAGGATGGAGGTACACTATTCACTCCGGCACAATATGAGCAGTACAAGAAGAGGGTCGTTCCTCAGAGGATGAACAACAGACTCTATGTGAGCTTCGGGGTACCAGGAGAAGGACTAGAGTGCAAGCTGGTCGGACCTGAGACTCAATGCTTCTGCTCCCACAG ATACAAGCAGCACAAGACAGACTTTGAAGTGCTTTCGTCGGGGGCCCCTCTAGCCCTGCCTTGCCAGGTTAAGGGTTGCCGGTGTACAGCCTACCAATATGTTGCCCTCAGCGGTTCTCGGCCGGCTCGCTGCAGGTGTAAACACACGGCAGAGGATCACAGTGAGGCC GCAGACATTTTTTGCAACATGT GCGCTTCCTGTTCTGGGTTCCAGAGCCCCTACACCTGTGGTTGTGGCCAGCCCAGCTACGCCCACCACACACTGGTGAACACT AGGCAGCAGAGGCTGGCTGAGGGGAAGCCGGTGGGGAGGGATGTTCCCTACAAGGCCATGGGGGGCCTGACAGGCTTCAGTTCTCTGGCTGATGGTTACCTCCGGCTGGATGCCACCAGGGTCCAGGTGACAGATT AGTCCGCATCAGAGACgaggagggaagaagaggatgaCATGTCGTACTTTGAGAGGCGGTACCAGGAGCGGGTAAGTAGCCCGCCCTTCTCTTAG
- the tra2a gene encoding transformer-2 protein homolog alpha isoform X3 produces the protein MSDIEDGNYEERESRSPSKSDPRSPARVKSESRSHSPSPSRASKRSESRSRSRSKSRSHSRHRRHSRSRSPSHRAKRSRSYSAEYRRRKSQSHSPTSGRRHHTGSRSHDARKESSNHGDGVRANPDPNTCLGVFGLSLYTTERDLREVFSRYGPLAGVNVVYDQRTGRSRGFAFVYYERIDDSKEAIERANGMELDGRRIRVDYSITKRAHTPTPGIYMGRPTHNGGGSGGSGGGGGGGEGGGGGGGGGGGGGGRSHSGGGHSGGGHSGGGRRGRDSDRGYDRSYDRGCDRGYDRGNDRGNDRGNDRGYDRYDEYDSRCSRRRSPSPYYSRYRSRSRSRSYSPRK, from the exons ATGAGTGATATTGAGGATGGAAACTATGAGGAGAGG GAGTCACGCTCCCCATCCAAGTCGGACCCCCGGAGTCCTGCTCGGGTCAAGTCGGAGAGCCGGTCTCACTCCCCGAGTCCTTCCCGAGCCTCCAAGCGCTCCGAATCTCGGTCCCGTTCCCGCTCAAAGTCCAG GTCTCACTCTCGCCACCGGCGCCACAGCCGCTCACGCTCGCCCTCCCACCGGGCCAAGAGGTCCCGCTCCTACAGCGCGGAGTACCGCCGCAGGAAGAGCCAGAGCCACTCCCCCACGTCCGGCCGGCGACACCACACCGGCAGCCGA AGCCATGACGCACGAAAAGAATCCAGCAATCATGGCGATGGTGTTAGG GCGAACCCTGACCCGAACACGTGTCTCGGGGTGTTTGGCCTGAGCCTGTACACCACGGAGCGTGACCTCCGGGAGGTGTTCTCCCGCTACGGCCCCCTGGCGGGGGTCAACGTGGTGTACGACCAGCGGACCGGACGCTCCCGCGGCTTTGCCTTCGTTTACTATGAGAGAATCGACGATTCCAAGGAG GCGATCGAGCGAGCCAACGGTATGGAACTGGATGGGAGACGCATCCGCGTGGACTATTCCATCACCAAGCGAGCGCACACCCCGACGCCTGGAATCTACATGGGTCGCCCGACACA CAACGGTGGCGGCAGTGGAGgcagcggcggtggtggtgggggtggcgaaggcggcggcggcggcggcggcggtggcggcggaggcggaggcAGAAGCCATAGCGGCGGAGGCCACAGCGGCGGAGGCCACAGCGGTGGGGGCCGCAGGGGGCGGGACTCAGACCGCGGCTACGACAGAAGCTACGACCGAGGCTGTGACCGCGGTTACGACCGAGGAAACGACAGGGGCAACGATCGAGGAAACGACCGAGGCTACGACCGATATGACGAGTATGACTCCAGGTGCAG TCGCCGGCGCTCTCCGTCTCCCTACTACAGCCGATACAGGTCCCGCTCTCGCTCCCGCTCATACAGCCCTCGTAAGTGA
- the ccdc126 gene encoding coiled-coil domain-containing protein 126, with amino-acid sequence MLGALLRRNMSQKLSALLVALGLAWGLMLLRYTAQQPRHQSSAELRQEILELSRRYVKVLTEENQLAPGGPQGTSMAGYADLKRTIAVLLDDILTRLVKLEGKIDLVANSSAANASHPASAGGVQQVVLPVALQKALKLEAAGRPPRKHTPRPPQPYVARRPRDRFRPPNLMAPVH; translated from the exons ATGCTCGGTGCGCTCCTCAGGAGGAACATGTCCCAGAAGCTGAGCGCGCTGCTGGTGGCGTTGGGCCTGGCGTGGGGCCTCATGCTGCTGCGCTACACGGCGCAGCAGCCGCGCCACCAGAGCAGCGCCGAGCTGCGGCAGGAGATCCTGGAGCTCAGCCGGCGCTACGTCAAGGTGCTGACGGAGGAGAACCAGCTGGCGCCGGGCGGCCCGCAGGGCACCTCCATGGCCGGCTACG CGGATCTGAAGAGGACCATCGCTGTGCTGCTGGACGACATTTTGACGCGGCTGGTCAAATTGGAGGGCAAAATAGACCTGGTGGCCAACTCCTCCGCCGCCAACGCCTCCCATCCGGCGTCGGCCGGCGGGGTTCAGCAGGTGGTCCTTCCCGTTGCCCTACAGAAGGCCCTGAAGCTCGAGGCCGCCGGCAGACCCCCGCGGAAGCACACGCCCCGTCCCCCTCAGCCGTACGTGGCCAGGAGGCCGAGGGATCGCTTCAGACCCCCCAACCTCATGGCTCCGGTTCACTGA
- the tra2a gene encoding transformer-2 protein homolog alpha isoform X1: MSDIEDGNYEERQESRSPSKSDPRSPARVKSESRSHSPSPSRASKRSESRSRSRSKSRSHSRHRRHSRSRSPSHRAKRSRSYSAEYRRRKSQSHSPTSGRRHHTGSRSHDARKESSNHGDGVRANPDPNTCLGVFGLSLYTTERDLREVFSRYGPLAGVNVVYDQRTGRSRGFAFVYYERIDDSKEAIERANGMELDGRRIRVDYSITKRAHTPTPGIYMGRPTHNGGGSGGSGGGGGGGEGGGGGGGGGGGGGGRSHSGGGHSGGGHSGGGRRGRDSDRGYDRSYDRGCDRGYDRGNDRGNDRGNDRGYDRYDEYDSRCSRRRSPSPYYSRYRSRSRSRSYSPRRY, encoded by the exons ATGAGTGATATTGAGGATGGAAACTATGAGGAGAGG CAGGAGTCACGCTCCCCATCCAAGTCGGACCCCCGGAGTCCTGCTCGGGTCAAGTCGGAGAGCCGGTCTCACTCCCCGAGTCCTTCCCGAGCCTCCAAGCGCTCCGAATCTCGGTCCCGTTCCCGCTCAAAGTCCAG GTCTCACTCTCGCCACCGGCGCCACAGCCGCTCACGCTCGCCCTCCCACCGGGCCAAGAGGTCCCGCTCCTACAGCGCGGAGTACCGCCGCAGGAAGAGCCAGAGCCACTCCCCCACGTCCGGCCGGCGACACCACACCGGCAGCCGA AGCCATGACGCACGAAAAGAATCCAGCAATCATGGCGATGGTGTTAGG GCGAACCCTGACCCGAACACGTGTCTCGGGGTGTTTGGCCTGAGCCTGTACACCACGGAGCGTGACCTCCGGGAGGTGTTCTCCCGCTACGGCCCCCTGGCGGGGGTCAACGTGGTGTACGACCAGCGGACCGGACGCTCCCGCGGCTTTGCCTTCGTTTACTATGAGAGAATCGACGATTCCAAGGAG GCGATCGAGCGAGCCAACGGTATGGAACTGGATGGGAGACGCATCCGCGTGGACTATTCCATCACCAAGCGAGCGCACACCCCGACGCCTGGAATCTACATGGGTCGCCCGACACA CAACGGTGGCGGCAGTGGAGgcagcggcggtggtggtgggggtggcgaaggcggcggcggcggcggcggcggtggcggcggaggcggaggcAGAAGCCATAGCGGCGGAGGCCACAGCGGCGGAGGCCACAGCGGTGGGGGCCGCAGGGGGCGGGACTCAGACCGCGGCTACGACAGAAGCTACGACCGAGGCTGTGACCGCGGTTACGACCGAGGAAACGACAGGGGCAACGATCGAGGAAACGACCGAGGCTACGACCGATATGACGAGTATGACTCCAGGTGCAG TCGCCGGCGCTCTCCGTCTCCCTACTACAGCCGATACAGGTCCCGCTCTCGCTCCCGCTCATACAGCCCTC GACGATATTAA
- the tra2a gene encoding transformer-2 protein homolog alpha isoform X2, with the protein MSDIEDGNYEERESRSPSKSDPRSPARVKSESRSHSPSPSRASKRSESRSRSRSKSRSHSRHRRHSRSRSPSHRAKRSRSYSAEYRRRKSQSHSPTSGRRHHTGSRSHDARKESSNHGDGVRANPDPNTCLGVFGLSLYTTERDLREVFSRYGPLAGVNVVYDQRTGRSRGFAFVYYERIDDSKEAIERANGMELDGRRIRVDYSITKRAHTPTPGIYMGRPTHNGGGSGGSGGGGGGGEGGGGGGGGGGGGGGRSHSGGGHSGGGHSGGGRRGRDSDRGYDRSYDRGCDRGYDRGNDRGNDRGNDRGYDRYDEYDSRCSRRRSPSPYYSRYRSRSRSRSYSPRRY; encoded by the exons ATGAGTGATATTGAGGATGGAAACTATGAGGAGAGG GAGTCACGCTCCCCATCCAAGTCGGACCCCCGGAGTCCTGCTCGGGTCAAGTCGGAGAGCCGGTCTCACTCCCCGAGTCCTTCCCGAGCCTCCAAGCGCTCCGAATCTCGGTCCCGTTCCCGCTCAAAGTCCAG GTCTCACTCTCGCCACCGGCGCCACAGCCGCTCACGCTCGCCCTCCCACCGGGCCAAGAGGTCCCGCTCCTACAGCGCGGAGTACCGCCGCAGGAAGAGCCAGAGCCACTCCCCCACGTCCGGCCGGCGACACCACACCGGCAGCCGA AGCCATGACGCACGAAAAGAATCCAGCAATCATGGCGATGGTGTTAGG GCGAACCCTGACCCGAACACGTGTCTCGGGGTGTTTGGCCTGAGCCTGTACACCACGGAGCGTGACCTCCGGGAGGTGTTCTCCCGCTACGGCCCCCTGGCGGGGGTCAACGTGGTGTACGACCAGCGGACCGGACGCTCCCGCGGCTTTGCCTTCGTTTACTATGAGAGAATCGACGATTCCAAGGAG GCGATCGAGCGAGCCAACGGTATGGAACTGGATGGGAGACGCATCCGCGTGGACTATTCCATCACCAAGCGAGCGCACACCCCGACGCCTGGAATCTACATGGGTCGCCCGACACA CAACGGTGGCGGCAGTGGAGgcagcggcggtggtggtgggggtggcgaaggcggcggcggcggcggcggcggtggcggcggaggcggaggcAGAAGCCATAGCGGCGGAGGCCACAGCGGCGGAGGCCACAGCGGTGGGGGCCGCAGGGGGCGGGACTCAGACCGCGGCTACGACAGAAGCTACGACCGAGGCTGTGACCGCGGTTACGACCGAGGAAACGACAGGGGCAACGATCGAGGAAACGACCGAGGCTACGACCGATATGACGAGTATGACTCCAGGTGCAG TCGCCGGCGCTCTCCGTCTCCCTACTACAGCCGATACAGGTCCCGCTCTCGCTCCCGCTCATACAGCCCTC GACGATATTAA
- the igf2bp3 gene encoding insulin-like growth factor 2 mRNA-binding protein 3 isoform X2: MNKLYIGNLGEQASVEDLQGIFGERHLKHSAFLLKTGYAFVDCPDEKIAMKAIDILSGKVELHGKVLEVEFSVPKRQRSCKLQVRNIPPHLQWEVLDGMLAQYGAVENCEQVNTETETAVVNVRYGAKEQARLAMEKLNGFMLEDFALKVSYIPDEAAAAAAAADTPPAGGRRGFPPRGPPRAGSPSMGARPRLQSDVPLRILVPTQFVGAIIGKEGATIRNITKQTHSKIDIHRKENAGAAEKPITVHSTPDGCSNACKTIMEIMLKEAVDTKFTEEIPLKILAHNNFVGRLIGKEGRNLKKIEQDTETKITISPLQDLTLYNPERTITVKGSIEACARAEEEVMKKVRESYENDVAAMNLQSNLIPGLNLNALGLFPGCAPGMGSSMGGGAPPPGAHSGYAPSFGQGPQESETVHLFIPAAAVGAIIGKQGQHIKQLSRFACASIKIAQADPLDAKQRMVILVGPPEAQFKAQGRIFGKLKEENFFGPKEEVKLEAHILVPSFAAGRVIGKGGKTVNELQNLTSAEVVVPRDQTPDENDQVIVKIIGHFYSSQLAQRKIQEILAQVRRQQQPKPSPGAQPPQPRRSLGDRK, from the exons ATGAATAAGCTATACATTGGAAACTTGGGCGAGCAGGCGAGCGTGGAGGACTTGCAAGGTATCTTTGGAGAGAGGCATCTCAAGCACAGTGCGTTTCTTCTCAAAACTGGTTATGCTTTCGTGGATTGCCCGGACGAAAAGATTGCAATGAAGGCCATTGATATACTTTCAG GAAAAGTAGAACTTCATGGAAAAGTTCTGGAAGTGGAGTTCTCGGTGCCTAAACGTCAAAG GAGCTGTAAGCTGCAGGTCAGGAACATCCCGCCACACTTGCAATGGGAG GTGTTGGACGGCATGCTCGCCCAATATGGCGCCGTGGAGAACTGTGAACAAG TGAACACTGAAACAGAAACGGCGGTGGTCAACGTTCGGTATGGAGCCAAAGAACAGGCCAGGCT GGCCATGGAGAAGCTCAACGGCTTCATGCTGGAGGACTTCGCCCTCAAGGTGTCCTACATCCCGgacgaggcggcggcggcggcggcggcggcggacacCCCTCCCGCGGGTGGCCGGAGAGGCTTCCcgccccggggccccccccgCGCCGGCTCGCCGTCGATGGGCGCGCGGCCCCGGCTCCAGTCGGACGTGCCCCTGCGCATCCTGGTGCCCACGCAGTTCGTCGGCGCCATCATCGGCAAGGAGGGCGCCACCATCCGCAACATCACCAAGCAGACGCACTCAAA AATCGACATCCACAGAAAGGAGAACGCCGGGGCAGCGGAGAAGCCCATCACGGTCCACTCCACCCCCGACGGCTGCTCCAACGCATGCAAAACCATCATGGAGATAATGCTCAAGGAGGCCGTCGACACAAAGTT CACTGAGGAGATCCCACTTAAAATCCTGGCACACAACAACTTTGTGGGTCGATTGATCGGGAAGGAGGGACGCAACCTCAAGAAGATCGAACAAGACACAGAAACGAAGATCACCATCTCGCC GCTCCAGGACCTGACCCTGTACAACCCCGAGCGTACCATCACGGTGAAGGGCTCCATCGAGGCCTGTGCCCgcgcagaggaggaggtgatgaagaaGGTCCGCGAGTCGTACGAGAACGACGTGGCCGCCATGAAC CTCCAGTCCAACCTGATCCCGGGCCTGAACCTCAACGCTCTGGGCCTGTTCCCCGGCTGCGCCCCCGGCATGGGCTCGTCCATGGGCGGCGGCGCCCCCCCGCCCGGCGCCCACTCCGGCTACGCCCCCTCGTTCGGA CAGGGGCCTCAGGAGTCCGAGACGGTCCACCTGTTCatcccggcggcggcggtgggcgCCATCATCGGCAAACAGGGTCAGCACATCAAGCAGCTGTCGCGCTTCGCCTGCGCCTCCATCAAG ATCGCACAGGCGGACCCCCTGGACGCCAAGCAGAGGATGGTCATCCTCGTGGGCCCCCCGGAGGCGCAGTTTAAG GCTCAGGGTCGCATCTTCGGcaagctgaaggaggagaactTCTTCGGGCcaaaggaggaggtgaagctggAGGCCCACATCCTGGTACCCTCCTTCGCAGCGGGACGCGTTATCGGCAAGGGAGGAAAAACG gtgaaCGAGCTCCAGAACCTAACCAGCGCCGAGGTGGTGGTGCCCCGCGACCAGACGCCTGACGAGAACGACCAGGTGATCGTGAAGATCATCGGACACTTCTATTCAAGCCAG CTGGCCCAGAGGAAGATCCAGGAGATCCTGGCCCAGGTgaggaggcagcagcagcccaAGCCCAGCCCCGGGGCCCAGCCTCCCCAGCCCCGGAGGTCCTTGGGCGACCGCAAGTAG